Proteins co-encoded in one Thermoplasmata archaeon genomic window:
- a CDS encoding Rab family GTPase, which translates to MPTVRRMKGKMALLGEGGVGKTSLIRRFVLSEYQETYLHTVGTRVSKIELAVPYGADVEVQLDLSIFDIMGQRGFKDLVRETYFHGSQALMAVCDITREDSLYALNEWIPSALEIAGDVPAYILVNKSDLADRRAVSEEEIGRVAETFGSPFAFTSARTGESVEDAFNALAIEIVDRAFRTEEARAVDRGLREKVLELLAKRGALGLKKNQFFEILRGVNFDDLQAELRRLEGEGLLTLLWAGPSDFTAVITPRGAQAGQAPSGWFDE; encoded by the coding sequence ATGCCCACCGTCCGTCGCATGAAGGGAAAGATGGCTCTGCTGGGGGAGGGCGGCGTCGGGAAGACATCCCTCATCCGCCGCTTCGTCCTCAGCGAGTATCAAGAGACGTACCTGCACACGGTCGGGACGCGGGTGAGTAAGATCGAGCTTGCCGTCCCGTACGGCGCGGACGTCGAGGTCCAATTGGACTTGTCGATCTTCGACATCATGGGCCAGCGGGGGTTCAAGGATCTCGTGCGGGAGACCTATTTTCACGGCTCGCAGGCGCTCATGGCCGTCTGCGACATCACCCGGGAGGACAGCCTGTACGCGCTCAACGAATGGATCCCGTCCGCGCTCGAGATCGCGGGGGACGTGCCGGCGTATATCCTCGTGAACAAGTCGGACCTGGCCGACCGACGGGCCGTCTCGGAGGAAGAGATCGGGAGGGTCGCGGAGACGTTCGGCTCCCCGTTCGCGTTCACGTCCGCGCGGACCGGTGAGTCCGTCGAGGACGCGTTCAACGCCCTCGCGATCGAGATTGTCGATCGGGCGTTCCGGACCGAGGAGGCTCGGGCCGTCGATCGCGGTCTTCGGGAGAAGGTCCTCGAGCTGCTCGCGAAACGCGGCGCGCTGGGGCTTAAGAAGAATCAGTTCTTCGAGATCCTGCGGGGCGTGAACTTCGACGACCTCCAAGCAGAACTGAGGCGGCTCGAAGGCGAGGGCCTCCTGACGTTGTTGTGGGCCGGGCCCTCCGACTTCACCGCGGTCATCACGCCTCGAGGCGCGCAGGCGGGCCAAGCACCGTCGGGTTGGTTCGACGAGTGA
- a CDS encoding METTL5 family protein has translation MKKVQLERILQSLAPVPQPNPEREQYATPAAIASEVIYGAYGRGDIDRRTVLDLGCGNGALGIGAKVLGATQVVGVDSDPAAIRIAKHNASKVHVEVEWRTEDVADVREAFDTILMNPPFGAQTPHADRPFLDAAMRCGRVVYTFLNSAAEGFVRGYFEAGGATVTDRFPYAFPIPHTFDFHRDEARRIDVVLFRIEVAKG, from the coding sequence ATGAAGAAAGTACAACTGGAGCGCATCCTCCAGTCCCTCGCTCCCGTGCCGCAGCCGAACCCAGAGAGAGAGCAGTACGCGACGCCCGCGGCGATTGCCTCCGAGGTCATCTACGGCGCCTACGGCCGCGGGGATATCGATCGGCGCACGGTGCTCGACCTTGGATGCGGGAACGGCGCGCTCGGGATCGGCGCGAAAGTGCTCGGCGCCACGCAGGTGGTCGGCGTCGATTCGGACCCGGCGGCGATCCGGATCGCGAAGCACAACGCCTCGAAAGTCCACGTCGAGGTCGAGTGGCGAACCGAGGATGTCGCCGACGTCCGCGAGGCCTTCGACACGATCCTCATGAATCCGCCCTTCGGGGCGCAGACGCCGCATGCGGACCGCCCGTTCCTGGACGCGGCCATGCGGTGCGGCCGGGTCGTTTACACCTTCCTGAATTCGGCCGCCGAGGGGTTCGTCCGAGGGTACTTCGAGGCGGGAGGTGCGACCGTCACGGATCGGTTCCCGTACGCGTTCCCGATTCCGCACACGTTCGACTTCCACCGCGACGAGGCGCGACGCATCGATGTCGTGCTCTTTCGGATCGAAGTAGCGAAGGGATAA
- a CDS encoding exosome complex RNA-binding protein Csl4, with protein sequence MEPKMVLPGDEIAVAEEFEPGDGTYERNGLVFAATPGVLELDPASHVARVRAFNPPAELRVGDIVYGVVDDIRGMMATATITAIHGRTRQISGESEGTVHISNVSEEYTEDIRDMYRLGDIIRAKVIQVKPSLQLTTAEPSLGVVKALCSVCRGPLEVRGRDLYCPRDERTERRKLAADYADLKLSVPAAELGGGKVAERPRGGGEREGRERGGRDRGGRGGGRDRYRDRGGRGRDGRDGRGGGRGGRDRDRDRRR encoded by the coding sequence ATGGAACCCAAGATGGTGCTTCCCGGCGACGAGATTGCCGTCGCCGAGGAATTTGAGCCGGGCGATGGGACGTACGAGCGGAACGGACTCGTGTTCGCGGCGACCCCGGGGGTGCTCGAACTCGATCCGGCGAGCCACGTCGCGCGGGTCCGAGCGTTCAATCCGCCGGCGGAGCTCCGCGTCGGCGACATCGTCTACGGAGTGGTCGACGACATCCGCGGGATGATGGCGACCGCGACGATCACCGCGATCCACGGACGCACGCGCCAAATCAGCGGCGAGTCCGAGGGGACCGTCCACATATCGAACGTGTCCGAGGAGTACACGGAAGACATCCGCGACATGTATCGCCTCGGCGACATCATTCGGGCGAAGGTCATTCAGGTGAAGCCCTCGCTCCAGCTCACGACGGCGGAACCGTCGCTCGGAGTCGTCAAGGCGCTCTGCTCGGTGTGCCGCGGGCCGCTGGAGGTTCGCGGCCGCGATCTCTACTGCCCTCGGGACGAGCGGACGGAGCGGCGGAAGCTAGCGGCGGACTACGCCGACCTGAAGCTGTCGGTCCCCGCGGCCGAACTCGGCGGCGGCAAGGTCGCAGAGCGCCCCCGCGGAGGCGGTGAGCGGGAGGGCCGAGAGCGCGGCGGTCGGGATCGTGGCGGCCGAGGCGGAGGCCGGGATCGCTATCGGGATCGCGGTGGCCGCGGACGCGACGGACGCGACGGACGCGGCGGGGGGCGAGGCGGAAGGGACCGCGATCGCGACCGACGTCGGTAG